Part of the Sulfuricaulis sp. genome is shown below.
TATTTCTCGGCCTGGTTTCCCCATGCGACCCAATTTGGGCGAGTTCCGCGGGCAAACAGCTCTAAAAAGGGTCCCCAACTGCACGCCTCAATGAGGTCGTAGAGTTCATCCGGCTTGCGCGAATGCTCACGCTTTTGCGTCTTTATGATGTTTACTTGGCGGCGACCAGGAGCAAGGGTCCTGGCATTCTTGCCCTTCACCCCAAATAGGACTATTTCGGTTGTGTTCCGAAAATAGAATCCTACGCCGCGCCCGTCCGGCCCGCCATCCTTACGGATCTTGTGCCATACAATGTTCGATTTGTATTGGAATCCCCACGCTTCCATGACGCGCAGGCCCTCGGCGAGTAAAGCGTTCGGCACCCATAGGTAAAGGTGCGCTGTATCTCCGGTGAGCTGCGCAACGGGTAGAGCGAGAATCTCATCGAGCCTCATCGTGCCGTACCGCGATAGACGCTTGTGCTCAGGCGCCATCTTCCCGGTGCGATTCGTGAATTGCCATGGCGGGTCCGCCAGAAAGGTTGAGAACTTTCGGCCCTTCGCGAATCTCAGCAAATTTTCGTTTGCAGTTTCTTTGCCGCCAGACATGGTTTCACCTCTCGATTTGTTTTGTCGATATTCCGAAAGCTAACACTGGACAACCGCCACTGCGCCCCGCTTCGAGTCGCGGGATCAGTTGATCCCATCGGGTCGTGCTGGCACCAAACTTCGCTTTAAGTGGGCGCTCCTTACCGTCGCTGCCTACCACGTTGCCCAGAGTTGCAAACCACGGGTCTAGATCAGGGCCTCGAGTAACCAAGACGCCGACGCTCAATCGCCCGTACTCGAAAAAGGCGCGGAAAGCAGATAGATCGCGGTCGAACGTCTGATCCTTGCTGTTCCATTCAAAATCGAAAGCCACGCGGTTTTTGATGAAATCGACCCAATGCGTGTCCACCTGCACTTCGGTCGCATCAACAACCAGTTTCGCGTTTAGTGTTTGTTCTACCCACTTCAACGGGCGCAGTAAGGTATCAAACTTCTTGGTGATGATACTTTCGCTGCCTCCTGGCATCTTTACGTCCTCGACAGTGAATCGAAATTCCCGAAGAGCATTACAGAGTTCATCAAGCTCCTCAGGAAACTCAATCCGCAATATTGCTGCTGCATGCCGATGGTCATAAATCTCGTAGAGCGCCTGG
Proteins encoded:
- a CDS encoding BglII/BstYI family type II restriction endonuclease translates to MIWQDHIPKDIQALYEIYDHRHAAAILRIEFPEELDELCNALREFRFTVEDVKMPGGSESIITKKFDTLLRPLKWVEQTLNAKLVVDATEVQVDTHWVDFIKNRVAFDFEWNSKDQTFDRDLSAFRAFFEYGRLSVGVLVTRGPDLDPWFATLGNVVGSDGKERPLKAKFGASTTRWDQLIPRLEAGRSGGCPVLAFGISTKQIER
- a CDS encoding MT-A70 family methyltransferase, translated to MSGGKETANENLLRFAKGRKFSTFLADPPWQFTNRTGKMAPEHKRLSRYGTMRLDEILALPVAQLTGDTAHLYLWVPNALLAEGLRVMEAWGFQYKSNIVWHKIRKDGGPDGRGVGFYFRNTTEIVLFGVKGKNARTLAPGRRQVNIIKTQKREHSRKPDELYDLIEACSWGPFLELFARGTRPNWVAWGNQAEKYHPDWPTYANHSQLGARRATP